The proteins below are encoded in one region of Pseudophryne corroboree isolate aPseCor3 chromosome 8, aPseCor3.hap2, whole genome shotgun sequence:
- the LOC134948032 gene encoding olfactory receptor 2AP1-like — MNKTNQTISYFIIRGISELPELMLPIFLLVLLLYLSILGGNMTILFLVIQDHHLHTPMYFFLANLSILDIFSTSVTLHKILTSFVTGNRTVTFIECMVHAYFFMALQCTELLILAAMSYDRYVAICNPLHYHMVMSPKLCVLLAFLCWISGFVEVIPHAYFLSHFTCYTSIYVDHFFCSVLQLMELSCNEMSMLKLLIDIESTFILGLLPLFMTVIPYIFIILAILKIHTSTGRRKAFYTCSSHLTVVILLYVTLYLPPTLKESIVSPKLFSLFNAAAVPLLNPLIYSLKNTGVRSAMKRGLKPLHDNINQFFNFQKLVC, encoded by the coding sequence ATGAACAAGACCAACCAAACAATATCCTATTTTATAATTAGAGGGATTTCAGAACTTCCTGAACTGATGCTACCAATCTTCCTTCTGGTTCTACTTCTTTATCTCTCCATTCTTGGTGGCAACATGACCATTCTTTTCCTGGTCATTCAGGATCATCATCTACATACTCCCATGTATTTCTTTCTGGCCAACTTATCCATCCTGGACATCTTTTCTACATCTGTCACTCTACACAAGATTCTTACTTCATTTGTTACTGGAAATAGAACTGTAACCTTCATTGAATGTATGGTACATGCATACTTCTTCATGGCCTTGCAGTGTACAGAATTGCTGATATTGGCTGCCATGAGTTATGATCGGTATGTGGCCATCTGCAATCCATTACATTATCACATGGTCATGAGCCCTAAACTCTGTGTACTGTTAGCTTTCTTATGCTGGATATCAGGTTTTGTTGAAGTTATACCCCATGCTTACTTTTTATCACATTTCACATGTTATACCTCCATTTATGTTGACCACTTCTTCTGTAGTGTCTTGCAACTTATGGAACTTTCATGTAATGAAATGTCAATGCTAAAGCTCTTGATTGACATAGAAAGCACATTTATATTAGGACTCCTACCTTTATTTATGACAGTTATCCCTTATATTTTTATAATACTTGCCATACTCAAAATTCATACCAGCACTGGCAGACGTAAGGCTTTCTACACATGTTCCTCACACCTCACAGTTGTCATACTTCTCTATGTGACCCTTTACTTACCACCAACTCTAAAAGAGTCCATTGTTTCCCCAAAACTTTTTTCACTTTTTAACGCAGCAGCGGTGCCTCTACTCAACCCTCTCATTTACAGCCTGAAAAACACAGGAGTGAGGTCAGCTATGAAGAGAGGGTTGAAACCTCTGCATGACAACATTAACCAGTTCTTCAACTTTCAGAAATTAGTGTGTTAA